A portion of the bacterium genome contains these proteins:
- a CDS encoding type IV secretion system DNA-binding domain-containing protein, with the protein MSAFFTFLFNPLVWLPIVLVLAYLTRQNYKKIDKIQALNTEAVLLALEIPKTNDKSELSAEQLFASLHGILRDAQELKNNGGVQEHLSFELVSTNGAIRFYVWVPKILQNFVEGQIYAQYPTVQIYESKDDYAAATNLKPVVYSAELELTDDEALPIKTFDGFEVDPLAGITGTLAKLDGTNDQIWTQVLIRPIADDWHKKSDEWIKKVKDGKKGFKLDWKWLVQAFGALIKPPESGEKKDEKKELSERDKTRVSKAEEKATKLGYRVKIRLAYLGDEETTARLQIQALTGTFKQFNSTNLNGFKMVRATFDRSNLDNFENREFFDGGFILNIKELASVWHLPHTNVETPNIVWASSKTAEPPSKLPILTGDHTVDENISAFGLTNFRGINHQFGMLRRDRSRHLYIIGQTGTGKSGALELLALSDIFHNEGYAIIDPHGDFAQNNLRFIPEHRLKDVVYFNPSDTEFPLGFNPLEVHDPARKTNISSEVIGVLKRMFGDSWGPRLEYILRWCLLTLLERPDTTMLDISRLLTDTEFRKETIDKYVEDKAIIKFWRDEFGQWSEKQINEAIAPILNKVGAFTTNPIIRNIIGQPKSTFNIRQIMDEGKILVVNLSKGLIGEDNAAILGSFLVTKIQLAAQSRADIERIEDRRPFHLYVDEFQNFATDSFAVILSEIRKYGLTLTVANQYVSQMTDSVRNAVFGNVGSMISFRVSVEDAPILAEQFKPQFDSSDLMSLNNRHFVMTMIINGEKSSPFSATTLTLPKPFNDQTFKIVENTRQTYAVPRAEAEKIVEAAVAIPQNMINKKMAEARGWDWSKPESYRQETQKPANRPNLRPSKAEIKPITPAFSGGKVDFSSNLNPKKISPNTAEQKEPNNGLKDISKLLEEKGINISKKKKPRHKRNVSGQEEPSNELKISR; encoded by the coding sequence ATGTCGGCATTTTTTACTTTTTTATTCAACCCTTTAGTTTGGCTACCAATTGTGCTTGTTTTGGCATATTTAACGCGCCAAAATTATAAAAAAATCGATAAAATCCAAGCGCTCAATACAGAGGCGGTTCTTCTTGCGCTAGAAATCCCTAAAACCAACGACAAATCAGAACTCTCAGCGGAGCAACTCTTCGCCAGCCTTCATGGAATATTGCGCGACGCTCAAGAGCTAAAAAACAACGGGGGCGTCCAAGAACACTTGAGTTTTGAGTTGGTTTCAACTAATGGCGCAATCAGGTTTTATGTATGGGTGCCGAAAATTCTTCAGAATTTTGTCGAAGGGCAGATTTATGCGCAGTATCCAACTGTTCAAATTTATGAGTCTAAAGATGATTACGCTGCAGCCACCAATCTTAAGCCAGTAGTTTATTCTGCAGAGTTAGAGTTGACAGATGATGAGGCCTTACCGATCAAGACTTTTGACGGCTTTGAAGTCGACCCGCTGGCAGGAATTACAGGGACTTTGGCCAAACTAGATGGCACTAACGACCAGATCTGGACACAAGTTTTGATTCGCCCAATTGCAGATGATTGGCATAAAAAATCAGACGAATGGATCAAAAAAGTCAAAGACGGCAAAAAGGGCTTCAAACTAGACTGGAAATGGCTAGTGCAGGCTTTTGGTGCGCTAATCAAACCGCCAGAATCAGGCGAGAAGAAGGACGAGAAGAAAGAACTTTCCGAGCGCGACAAAACTCGTGTTTCTAAAGCGGAAGAAAAGGCTACTAAACTTGGCTATAGGGTTAAAATACGATTGGCGTATCTCGGCGATGAAGAGACTACTGCTCGTCTCCAAATCCAAGCCTTAACAGGAACATTTAAGCAGTTCAATAGCACCAACCTTAACGGCTTCAAGATGGTTAGGGCAACTTTTGATCGCTCCAATCTCGACAACTTCGAGAATCGTGAGTTTTTTGACGGCGGATTCATTCTGAACATAAAAGAACTCGCCAGCGTTTGGCACTTACCGCACACCAATGTCGAGACACCCAACATCGTCTGGGCTTCAAGCAAGACTGCTGAACCACCTTCAAAGTTACCAATTCTCACAGGTGACCATACCGTTGACGAGAATATATCTGCTTTTGGATTAACCAATTTCCGCGGAATCAATCACCAATTTGGAATGCTTCGTCGAGATCGCTCGCGCCATCTCTATATTATAGGTCAGACAGGAACTGGTAAATCTGGTGCTCTCGAACTTTTGGCATTATCTGATATTTTTCATAATGAAGGTTATGCAATTATTGATCCGCACGGCGATTTTGCACAAAACAACTTGCGCTTCATCCCAGAGCATCGCTTAAAGGATGTCGTGTATTTCAACCCAAGCGACACAGAGTTTCCTCTCGGGTTTAACCCGCTAGAAGTCCACGATCCTGCGCGCAAAACCAATATCTCATCAGAGGTGATTGGTGTTTTGAAGCGTATGTTTGGCGACTCTTGGGGTCCACGCCTCGAGTATATTTTGCGCTGGTGTCTTTTGACTTTGCTCGAACGCCCAGATACGACAATGCTTGATATTTCGCGCTTATTAACAGATACGGAATTTCGAAAGGAAACCATCGATAAATATGTCGAGGATAAGGCCATAATTAAATTCTGGCGGGACGAATTTGGCCAATGGAGTGAAAAGCAAATCAATGAGGCGATTGCGCCAATCTTAAACAAGGTTGGAGCATTCACCACCAACCCGATCATACGTAATATTATTGGCCAACCAAAGTCCACTTTCAATATTCGACAAATTATGGATGAAGGCAAAATTTTGGTAGTAAACTTATCTAAGGGTTTGATTGGTGAGGACAATGCGGCAATCCTGGGGTCCTTCCTTGTTACCAAGATTCAATTGGCGGCACAATCCCGCGCAGATATCGAGAGGATTGAAGATCGTCGTCCGTTCCATCTCTACGTGGACGAGTTCCAAAACTTTGCGACGGATTCATTCGCTGTGATTTTATCCGAAATCCGTAAATACGGTTTAACTTTGACTGTCGCCAATCAGTATGTGTCCCAGATGACGGACAGCGTTCGAAATGCCGTCTTCGGGAATGTCGGCTCGATGATATCTTTCCGAGTTTCAGTTGAAGATGCGCCAATTTTGGCGGAGCAATTCAAGCCTCAATTCGACTCTTCCGACTTGATGAGTCTCAACAACCGACACTTTGTAATGACAATGATCATCAACGGCGAGAAATCTTCACCATTTTCTGCTACAACTTTGACTCTACCAAAGCCTTTCAATGATCAAACATTCAAAATTGTCGAAAATACTCGGCAAACTTACGCCGTTCCTCGCGCTGAAGCCGAAAAGATCGTTGAAGCAGCCGTGGCAATACCGCAAAATATGATCAATAAAAAAATGGCTGAGGCTCGTGGTTGGGATTGGAGCAAACCAGAATCTTACCGCCAAGAAACTCAAAAGCCCGCAAACAGGCCAAACCTTCGACCAAGTAAGGCGGAAATTAAACCAATTACGCCTGCATTTTCTGGCGGAAAAGTCGATTTTTCTTCTAACTTAAACCCTAAAAAAATCAGCCCCAACACGGCTGAGCAAAAAGAGCCGAACAATGGTCTTAAAGATATTTCTAAACTGCTCGAAGAAAAAGGCATAAATATTTCCAAGAAGAAAAAACCACGCCATAAAAGGAATGTTAGTGGTCAAGAAGAGCCTTCCAACGAATTAAAAATTTCGAGATAA
- a CDS encoding sigma factor-like helix-turn-helix DNA-binding protein: MEKKSQLIKNVLKVALEVVDNPREQEIISSRFGLNGKKETLEQIGERLNITRERVRQLEKAALIRLKIAAEKGVIEGLAEIEKAIIRILAENGRIIKVKQLTDIFFENEKADSAVLIFLSEVSAKLIFVPENDKYHAAIANADYGDERKIKASIDEIVNIIKKQKSPITLDDLDSKLAYEHPSQINAMASISKLLATLGGKWGLEKWPEVNPKNIRDKIFVVLGEEKKPMHFSEIAEKIQASNFSRKEVTTQAIHNELIKDKRFVLIGRGIYALDIWGFKKGTVADIIEAVLQEAGEPLFRDEIVKRVLEKRKVKETTVLLNLQSKKQFKRVAKATYQLAK; this comes from the coding sequence ATGGAGAAAAAATCGCAACTCATCAAAAATGTTTTGAAAGTCGCGCTGGAAGTAGTGGACAATCCGCGCGAGCAAGAAATTATTTCGAGCCGATTTGGTTTGAATGGCAAAAAAGAAACTCTCGAACAGATCGGCGAGCGACTAAATATCACTCGTGAGCGCGTTCGACAGTTGGAGAAAGCGGCACTAATCAGGCTCAAAATCGCAGCAGAAAAGGGAGTTATTGAAGGTCTAGCAGAAATCGAAAAAGCGATTATTCGAATTTTGGCAGAAAACGGCCGAATCATCAAAGTTAAGCAACTAACAGATATATTCTTCGAAAATGAAAAAGCAGATAGCGCAGTTTTGATTTTCTTGAGCGAAGTCAGCGCCAAACTAATCTTTGTTCCAGAAAACGACAAATATCACGCAGCAATCGCCAATGCAGATTACGGTGATGAGCGCAAAATTAAAGCATCTATAGATGAAATTGTCAATATCATTAAAAAACAAAAAAGTCCAATCACTTTGGATGACCTGGATAGCAAACTCGCCTATGAGCACCCAAGCCAGATAAACGCAATGGCTTCAATCAGTAAACTTCTTGCAACTTTGGGCGGAAAATGGGGTCTTGAAAAGTGGCCAGAAGTCAACCCAAAAAATATCCGTGACAAGATTTTTGTAGTTTTGGGCGAGGAAAAGAAGCCTATGCACTTCTCAGAAATTGCTGAAAAAATCCAGGCAAGCAACTTCTCCAGGAAAGAAGTCACCACTCAAGCCATCCACAATGAACTCATCAAAGACAAGCGCTTTGTCTTAATCGGCCGCGGGATTTACGCACTTGATATCTGGGGATTCAAAAAGGGAACTGTCGCCGATATAATTGAGGCTGTTCTCCAAGAAGCAGGCGAGCCGCTCTTCCGTGATGAAATCGTAAAACGCGTTCTCGAAAAGCGTAAAGTTAAAGAAACAACTGTTCTTCTCAACCTTCAAAGCAAAAAACAATTCAAGCGAGTCGCTAAAGCCACTTATCAACTCGCCAAATAA
- the topA gene encoding type I DNA topoisomerase, translated as MKNLVIVESPAKAKTIEKYLGKDFTVMSSVGHIRAIAKKNKAGADAIETENGYKTTYEVDSAKKKTVAELRKAVKSAEEVWLATDEDREGEAIAWHLTEVLKLPIAKTKRIVFHEITKSAILEAIQNPRTIDMKMVQAQQARQILDRLVGFELSPVVWKKVPGGKSAGRVQSPAVKLLVEREREIDAFNGKSSFKITGEFASNSGETIKAELNQKFDTEEKAQDFLAQIKDAHFTVSSVSKSPASRNPSAPFTTSTLQQEANARLGFSAKTTMSAAQKLYQSGQITYMRTDSVNLSAQALAASAAFIKETFGENYHHFRTYKTKSAGAQEAHEAIRPTNIAKEVATGDQYAKKLYGLIRARTLASQMAPAQLEKTVVSVDISGQNYLFEAKGEVAIFDGFLKVYASSKKDEFLPTLNSGEALTFQEIIAKEVFQRPPARYTEGSLVKKLEDLGIGRPSTYATIIDTIQVRGYAEKGESEGQPRDAIQLKITPDNDEISKEILQEKSGSTKGKLVPTHIGGVMSDFLNEHFNQVVDYGWTANLENDFDKIATGEEERNTVLDEFYKPFHKLILESGGIDRSQVSQARELGVDPKTGKKVFARFGRFGPMIQLGDNKIEGEEVKFAPMPAGLKIETVSLQEALKMFQLPRTVGTTSTGEEIKANIGRFGPYIQVGKLFVSIKPLSPFEITEEEARMLYEEKLKAEANKNIADFGDGIKIINGRFGPYITDGTKNVKIPKDQTPSEITHEQARALLTAAPDKKSRTTTKKTTAKKSTAKKTSTKKKSTASKK; from the coding sequence ATGAAAAATCTAGTCATCGTTGAGAGCCCCGCAAAGGCTAAAACTATCGAAAAATACCTCGGAAAAGACTTCACTGTGATGTCGAGCGTGGGGCATATTCGTGCTATTGCCAAGAAAAACAAGGCCGGTGCGGACGCTATTGAAACTGAAAATGGCTACAAAACTACTTACGAAGTTGACTCAGCCAAGAAAAAAACTGTGGCGGAACTTCGAAAAGCTGTAAAATCGGCAGAAGAAGTCTGGCTCGCAACCGACGAAGACCGCGAGGGGGAAGCAATCGCTTGGCATCTCACGGAGGTTTTGAAGTTGCCGATCGCCAAAACCAAGCGTATTGTCTTTCATGAAATTACCAAAAGCGCCATCCTTGAAGCCATCCAAAACCCTCGCACCATCGATATGAAGATGGTTCAGGCGCAACAGGCCCGCCAAATTCTCGATCGCCTCGTTGGGTTTGAACTTTCTCCTGTTGTCTGGAAAAAGGTCCCCGGCGGAAAGTCTGCTGGACGCGTCCAAAGCCCTGCGGTCAAACTTCTGGTTGAGCGAGAGAGAGAAATTGACGCTTTCAACGGCAAATCTTCTTTCAAAATCACTGGCGAATTCGCTTCAAACTCTGGCGAAACTATAAAGGCAGAACTCAACCAAAAATTCGACACGGAGGAGAAAGCGCAAGATTTTCTTGCGCAGATTAAAGATGCTCATTTTACCGTTTCTAGCGTCTCAAAAAGCCCAGCCAGTCGCAATCCGAGCGCGCCTTTCACGACTTCAACACTTCAGCAGGAGGCCAACGCTCGACTTGGCTTCTCCGCCAAAACCACAATGAGCGCGGCGCAAAAACTCTACCAAAGCGGTCAAATCACATACATGCGAACCGACAGCGTCAATTTAAGCGCGCAGGCTTTGGCGGCGAGCGCGGCATTTATTAAAGAAACTTTTGGTGAAAATTATCACCATTTTAGAACTTATAAAACAAAATCCGCCGGAGCGCAAGAGGCTCACGAAGCCATCCGCCCAACAAATATAGCCAAAGAAGTCGCAACGGGCGACCAATACGCCAAGAAACTTTATGGCCTGATTCGCGCACGCACTCTCGCAAGCCAGATGGCGCCAGCACAACTCGAAAAAACAGTAGTCAGCGTGGATATTTCTGGACAAAATTATCTTTTTGAAGCCAAGGGTGAAGTTGCGATCTTTGATGGATTTTTGAAAGTTTATGCTTCGAGCAAGAAAGATGAATTCTTGCCAACTTTAAATAGCGGAGAAGCATTGACATTTCAAGAAATTATCGCAAAAGAAGTTTTTCAACGGCCACCAGCACGCTATACAGAAGGTTCGCTTGTCAAAAAACTCGAGGATCTTGGCATTGGACGGCCGTCAACTTACGCTACAATTATCGACACAATTCAAGTGCGCGGATATGCTGAAAAGGGCGAGAGTGAAGGTCAGCCCCGCGATGCGATTCAACTAAAAATCACACCAGATAACGACGAAATTTCAAAAGAAATTCTCCAAGAAAAGTCAGGTTCAACCAAAGGTAAGTTAGTCCCAACGCACATCGGCGGCGTAATGAGCGATTTTTTGAATGAGCACTTCAATCAGGTTGTTGACTACGGCTGGACGGCGAATCTCGAAAACGACTTCGACAAAATTGCCACCGGTGAAGAAGAGCGTAATACTGTCTTGGATGAGTTCTATAAGCCGTTCCATAAGTTGATCCTTGAGAGTGGCGGAATTGACCGAAGTCAAGTTTCTCAAGCGCGAGAACTTGGTGTAGACCCCAAGACCGGCAAAAAAGTCTTTGCGCGATTTGGTCGCTTCGGTCCAATGATTCAGTTGGGCGATAATAAGATCGAGGGCGAGGAAGTCAAATTCGCGCCAATGCCCGCGGGGCTAAAAATTGAAACCGTCTCGCTCCAAGAAGCACTCAAAATGTTCCAGTTGCCTCGTACAGTCGGCACAACTTCTACCGGAGAAGAAATCAAAGCAAATATCGGTCGCTTCGGCCCCTACATTCAAGTTGGCAAACTTTTTGTAAGCATCAAGCCACTTTCTCCTTTCGAAATTACAGAAGAAGAGGCGAGAATGCTTTACGAAGAAAAATTAAAGGCAGAAGCCAACAAAAATATCGCTGATTTTGGCGACGGAATCAAGATTATCAATGGTCGTTTTGGCCCATATATTACCGATGGCACTAAAAATGTAAAAATACCAAAAGACCAAACGCCAAGCGAGATCACTCACGAGCAAGCGCGCGCGCTTTTGACAGCCGCGCCAGACAAAAAATCTCGCACAACAACCAAGAAGACAACGGCAAAAAAATCCACAGCAAAGAAAACCTCAACCAAGAAAAAGTCAACCGCTTCAAAAAAATAA
- a CDS encoding glycosyltransferase: protein MKIAIASDLYWPMINGISVFTKNLAEKMSARGHEVVVFAPSQNGDFYVEEADGFRVVRLTSYNFPFYPSQTKPLDPPKTLAGGKIKVPRLYLNDGYRFCLAPYGEIKKFCKSYDFMPDVVHIQLQLMVGQNMINFARKNHIPIVSTNHSSPENLFDNLKLLAPFSPVINRATILYTKRFNIQADYATMPTRLAIERFFGEKHNQKMPIEAVSNGIDLSRFTPEKPSKYFFEKFGLDPKRPIVMNIGRVDAEKHISTLILAFNEVLQKVKDAQLVIVGDGTDRVNLENLVYQLGIHDHVHFMGTQLGDDLVEFHRAADVFVSASPTETQGIVYLEAAACGKPVIGVDVGAVKEICQDGVNGFLCETDNVEQIADSIHKILSDKVLREEFSKNSLQIIKKHDLNYTIEKFEEIYNFVIEKKKKEPRGFRAKISAKFNKK, encoded by the coding sequence ATGAAAATCGCAATCGCATCTGATTTATATTGGCCGATGATTAACGGAATATCGGTTTTTACTAAAAATTTGGCTGAAAAAATGTCCGCGCGCGGTCATGAAGTTGTCGTTTTTGCGCCAAGCCAAAACGGGGATTTTTATGTAGAAGAAGCCGACGGTTTTCGTGTAGTGAGGCTGACTTCTTATAATTTTCCATTTTATCCAAGTCAAACTAAGCCACTTGACCCACCCAAAACTCTTGCTGGCGGAAAAATCAAAGTTCCTCGTCTTTATCTCAACGACGGCTATCGCTTTTGTCTCGCGCCTTACGGCGAGATTAAGAAGTTTTGTAAATCTTATGATTTTATGCCTGATGTTGTTCATATTCAACTTCAGTTGATGGTTGGACAAAATATGATTAACTTTGCTAGAAAGAATCACATTCCGATTGTTTCCACCAATCATTCAAGCCCAGAGAATTTATTCGACAATCTTAAACTTCTTGCGCCCTTTTCGCCAGTTATTAACCGCGCGACAATTCTTTACACCAAGCGCTTTAATATTCAGGCGGATTATGCCACGATGCCGACGCGGCTTGCGATTGAGCGATTTTTTGGTGAAAAACACAATCAAAAAATGCCGATCGAAGCGGTGTCCAACGGTATTGATTTGAGCCGTTTTACGCCAGAAAAACCTTCGAAATACTTCTTCGAAAAGTTCGGGCTTGACCCTAAGCGCCCGATTGTTATGAATATTGGCCGAGTTGACGCGGAAAAACATATTTCTACGCTGATTTTGGCGTTTAATGAAGTTCTTCAAAAGGTCAAAGATGCGCAATTGGTTATCGTTGGCGATGGTACGGATCGCGTAAATCTGGAAAATCTAGTCTATCAACTCGGAATTCACGACCATGTTCATTTTATGGGTACGCAACTTGGTGATGATTTGGTCGAATTTCATCGTGCGGCGGATGTTTTTGTGAGCGCTAGTCCGACTGAAACGCAAGGAATTGTCTATCTCGAAGCCGCGGCTTGTGGTAAACCTGTGATCGGTGTTGATGTTGGTGCGGTTAAGGAGATTTGTCAAGACGGCGTGAACGGTTTTCTTTGCGAGACCGATAATGTTGAGCAAATCGCCGACAGCATTCATAAAATTTTAAGCGATAAAGTTTTAAGAGAAGAATTTTCTAAGAATTCTCTACAGATTATTAAGAAGCACGATCTCAATTATACGATTGAGAAGTTTGAAGAGATTTATAATTTCGTTATTGAAAAGAAAAAGAAAGAACCTCGCGGATTTCGAGCCAAGATTTCTGCCAAATTCAACAAAAAATGA
- a CDS encoding ABC-F family ATP-binding cassette domain-containing protein, whose translation MILSVDISEKSFGDKVLLTGVKFAVDKGEKVGLIGRNGIGKSTLFSIIKGTDKDFSGEVILRRGAVTASTRQEYTDIDGQTVMDFVLNDLPDYARLSHLVKTLPEKMGDNLNLIEKYSAALDAFHQKGFHYIEDKIRAELSDFGLSGLENAPLQSLSGGQKRLVDTIKIIHSQADIALVDEPTNFMDFAAKKKFLDWMKTTQDAVLVITHDRDVLANVDKIIEIRDGQSLIFKGNYDDYLKQNAFSTTNKIQDYENTVKTIANLREKVREYQRMKERARDPGTIQRFKRLESRARDNLAQLEAIDRPTFWIDEENVEGLNFKAAESYHKFKARNVKISMKSEEEKSRRSLIRAENLALGYGSLEDALEGVNNAKILFESINFDLRFGEKLELRGRNGAGKSSLISAILFGEHYRGLEFYDGEIFRDENIKIGVYEQEISADFLEMPLKLAVERVYLDQNLSITETKIRQLLAQYLFMEEDFDTPVGRLSGGQKARFQLIKMLSNDPQILILDEPTSHLDLPSIEELEAALLKFSGAIIYVSHDDYFRKKIGGEIVQIGAE comes from the coding sequence ATGATACTCAGTGTAGATATTAGCGAGAAAAGTTTTGGCGACAAAGTCTTGCTGACGGGCGTGAAATTTGCCGTCGATAAAGGCGAGAAAGTTGGTCTTATTGGTCGAAATGGTATCGGTAAATCGACGCTGTTTAGCATTATCAAAGGCACGGATAAAGACTTCTCTGGCGAGGTGATTCTTCGTCGTGGGGCTGTGACGGCCTCTACCCGGCAAGAATACACCGATATCGATGGCCAAACTGTGATGGATTTTGTGCTCAATGATCTGCCAGATTACGCGCGCCTTTCTCATTTGGTCAAAACTTTGCCAGAAAAGATGGGGGATAATCTCAACTTGATTGAAAAATATTCCGCCGCGCTCGATGCCTTTCATCAGAAAGGATTTCATTATATTGAAGACAAAATCCGCGCTGAACTCTCCGACTTTGGCTTGAGCGGACTAGAGAATGCTCCGCTTCAGTCTTTATCTGGTGGGCAAAAACGCCTTGTCGATACTATTAAAATTATTCATTCTCAAGCCGATATTGCGCTGGTTGATGAGCCGACCAACTTTATGGATTTTGCCGCTAAGAAAAAGTTTCTCGACTGGATGAAAACTACACAAGACGCAGTTCTGGTCATTACTCACGACCGAGATGTTTTGGCGAATGTCGATAAAATCATTGAAATTCGCGATGGGCAAAGTTTGATTTTTAAGGGAAATTATGATGATTATTTGAAGCAGAACGCATTTTCGACAACCAATAAAATCCAAGATTACGAAAACACAGTCAAAACTATCGCCAATTTGCGTGAAAAGGTGAGAGAATATCAGCGGATGAAGGAACGCGCGCGCGACCCTGGCACAATTCAGCGGTTTAAGAGGCTTGAATCTAGGGCTCGCGATAATTTGGCGCAACTCGAAGCCATCGATCGCCCGACTTTTTGGATTGATGAAGAAAATGTTGAGGGGCTTAATTTTAAGGCGGCTGAGTCTTACCACAAATTCAAGGCGCGCAATGTTAAAATCTCAATGAAGTCCGAGGAAGAAAAATCTCGGCGAAGTTTGATTCGGGCGGAAAATTTGGCGCTTGGCTACGGCTCGCTCGAAGACGCGCTTGAAGGCGTTAACAACGCCAAGATTTTGTTTGAAAGCATCAATTTTGATTTGCGTTTTGGCGAAAAGTTGGAACTTCGCGGTCGCAATGGTGCTGGTAAATCGTCGCTCATTTCGGCGATTCTCTTCGGTGAGCATTATAGGGGTTTGGAGTTTTATGACGGCGAGATTTTTCGTGACGAAAATATCAAAATCGGCGTTTATGAGCAGGAGATTTCTGCCGATTTTTTGGAAATGCCACTCAAATTGGCGGTGGAGCGAGTTTATCTGGATCAAAATTTGTCCATCACCGAGACTAAAATCCGCCAACTTCTGGCGCAGTATCTTTTCATGGAAGAAGATTTTGATACGCCTGTCGGCAGATTGTCCGGTGGTCAGAAGGCACGTTTTCAACTTATAAAGATGTTGAGTAATGATCCGCAGATTTTGATTTTGGACGAGCCAACTTCACACCTTGACCTGCCAAGCATAGAGGAGTTGGAGGCGGCACTGCTTAAATTCTCCGGCGCCATCATCTATGTCAGCCACGATGATTATTTTCGCAAGAAGATTGGCGGTGAGATTGTCCAAATCGGAGCGGAATAA